From Bacteroidales bacterium, one genomic window encodes:
- a CDS encoding CNNM domain-containing protein: MGICIIFLLFCSAMMSGSEAAFFSLSPQETEKLRKSADKNSKRVINLISRPNDLLGTILQVNNLVNILIILLSSALISRLFDFTGHPVLEFIVCTVIVTFVLVLFGEAMPKLIGNSRPVSFSRAMSMPLSILRPLAKPINKLMDLFTKNVDAGISQDVEDDPYKYLSGAVEMTIPSNPEQKKILKRILSLPKKNVTEVMKPRVDVVTLEMDMSNEEVIKIATECGYSRLPVYKDNLDDIRGFLYIKDMLPFLLSANSNQAPDRTSPAKKFDWRSHIREAYFVPESKKTIDLLEEFREQKKHLAIVVDEFGGMDGIVTLEDILEEIVGEITDESDKETVAMKK; encoded by the coding sequence ATGGGGATTTGCATAATCTTCTTATTGTTTTGCTCCGCTATGATGAGCGGGAGCGAGGCGGCGTTTTTTTCTCTTTCCCCACAGGAAACAGAGAAGTTGCGCAAGTCCGCAGATAAAAACAGCAAACGTGTTATTAACTTGATTTCCAGACCAAATGATTTGCTTGGTACAATTCTTCAAGTAAATAATTTGGTAAACATTCTAATAATTCTGCTCTCATCTGCTCTTATCTCCAGGCTGTTTGATTTCACAGGGCATCCGGTGCTTGAGTTTATTGTCTGTACCGTTATTGTAACGTTTGTCCTTGTACTTTTTGGAGAGGCGATGCCAAAGTTAATTGGCAACAGCAGACCGGTCTCTTTTTCCAGAGCTATGAGCATGCCGCTTTCTATCTTGAGACCGCTGGCAAAACCAATCAACAAACTTATGGATTTGTTCACAAAAAACGTGGATGCCGGAATATCCCAAGATGTTGAGGATGACCCATATAAATATTTGAGCGGAGCGGTGGAAATGACTATTCCGTCAAACCCGGAGCAGAAGAAAATTCTTAAGAGAATACTTTCATTGCCAAAGAAAAATGTAACAGAAGTTATGAAGCCGAGAGTAGATGTGGTTACGTTGGAGATGGACATGAGCAATGAAGAGGTCATAAAAATTGCAACGGAATGCGGATATTCCCGCCTTCCTGTTTACAAAGATAATCTGGATGACATCCGCGGATTCCTGTATATCAAGGATATGCTGCCATTTCTTTTGTCTGCAAATTCTAATCAGGCTCCCGACAGAACATCTCCTGCAAAAAAATTTGACTGGCGCAGCCATATAAGAGAGGCATACTTTGTTCCGGAGTCTAAAAAGACAATTGATTTGCTGGAAGAATTTAGAGAACAGAAAAAGCACCTTGCAATTGTAGTGGATGAATTTGGCGGGATGGACGGAATTGTAACTTTGGAAGATATTCTGGAAGAGATAGTTGGAGAGATAACAGATGAAAGCGATAAAGAAACTGTCGCGATGAAAAAATAG
- a CDS encoding DUF4271 domain-containing protein — protein sequence MAHAGLTYYFPVQQVDTLANTATSDVASQAPADSAAAANFLYIPPHFTIDHETQEHALIAGKSLDDLINELKNVKPNPHKNLLEPISNAWPESVKTVSSVESFEKTYIPKKIDTYTNLGLFLMLLVFFILACERIAEGSIKIMTRSFNLKRMREMEGDSAMQTSRNLTAVFGTCLLAFILANQNINYGFMGEIPVAEAFGLIVVSTGIYVILKSWILTILDYVNESSSFRLINKFGRTYFAMAIIFMLAGEVIFSLFQDISANYIIWWIAISCAVPTLLYLNMERRIMFQNRFSVFTYILYLCTVEILPIVLIVKTI from the coding sequence ATGGCTCATGCAGGTCTTACATATTATTTCCCTGTTCAGCAGGTAGATACGCTTGCCAATACGGCAACCTCAGATGTTGCATCGCAGGCACCAGCAGATTCCGCAGCAGCCGCCAACTTTTTATATATACCTCCCCATTTTACAATTGACCATGAGACCCAAGAGCATGCTCTGATAGCGGGAAAAAGTTTGGATGATCTAATCAACGAGCTTAAAAATGTAAAGCCGAACCCTCATAAAAATTTACTTGAACCTATCTCAAACGCATGGCCGGAAAGCGTCAAAACCGTCTCATCCGTAGAGAGCTTTGAGAAAACATACATTCCAAAAAAGATTGATACATACACCAATCTTGGATTGTTCCTAATGCTCCTGGTCTTTTTTATTTTGGCATGTGAAAGAATAGCAGAAGGGAGCATCAAAATAATGACACGCTCCTTTAACCTAAAGAGAATGAGAGAGATGGAGGGCGACTCCGCAATGCAGACAAGCCGTAATCTTACGGCAGTATTTGGAACATGCTTGCTTGCGTTCATACTTGCAAACCAAAATATCAATTATGGCTTCATGGGAGAAATACCTGTAGCAGAAGCATTTGGTCTAATTGTAGTGTCCACGGGAATATACGTTATTCTTAAATCATGGATACTTACTATTTTGGATTATGTTAATGAATCATCCTCCTTCCGGCTTATAAATAAATTCGGGCGCACATATTTTGCCATGGCCATCATATTCATGCTGGCGGGAGAAGTTATTTTTTCATTATTCCAGGACATTTCAGCAAATTACATAATATGGTGGATTGCAATTAGTTGCGCAGTACCGACATTGCTGTATTTAAACATGGAAAGAAGAATTATGTTCCAGAACAGATTTTCCGTATTTACTTACATTTTGTATCTTTGCACCGTGGAAATTTTACCGATTGTTTTAATTGTTAAAACAATTTAG
- a CDS encoding translation initiation factor, translating to MANNDWKKRLGVVYSTNPDFNYNRDSHSAAGNVSSADNGTAAGTLKPAEQKLVVMIDRKGRAGKQVTLVKNFIGAEEDLETLAKLLKTKCGVGGSIKDGEILIQGDCRDKIVTILLSQGYKAKRGN from the coding sequence ATGGCAAATAATGACTGGAAAAAGAGACTTGGCGTAGTTTATTCAACTAATCCCGATTTTAATTATAATCGCGATAGTCATTCCGCCGCCGGCAACGTATCCTCAGCCGATAACGGAACTGCCGCCGGAACACTTAAGCCAGCGGAGCAAAAGCTGGTGGTAATGATAGACCGCAAGGGAAGAGCAGGGAAGCAGGTTACCCTGGTCAAAAATTTTATAGGAGCTGAGGAAGATTTGGAAACCCTTGCAAAGCTGCTTAAGACCAAATGCGGCGTAGGCGGTTCTATAAAAGATGGAGAAATTTTAATACAGGGAGACTGTCGGGATAAAATTGTAACCATACTCCTTTCACAAGGTTACAAAGCTAAAAGAGGAAACTAG
- the yidD gene encoding membrane protein insertion efficiency factor YidD, whose protein sequence is MKTVASIPFLILIKFYQICISPLKPQCCRFTPTCSAYAVEALKKYGPIKGSWLAIKRILRCNPWGGSGYDPVP, encoded by the coding sequence ATTAAAACTGTCGCGAGCATACCATTCCTGATTCTTATTAAATTCTACCAAATTTGTATCTCTCCTCTTAAGCCGCAATGCTGCAGATTCACACCTACCTGCTCAGCTTATGCAGTGGAGGCGCTAAAAAAATACGGCCCCATAAAAGGCTCATGGCTAGCAATTAAGAGAATTTTAAGATGTAATCCATGGGGAGGCAGCGGCTATGACCCGGTACCCTAA
- a CDS encoding ribonuclease P protein component, protein MSQESSEKNTFKKEERLCSFKEIEELKIKGNPLFVFPFKASWMKTEGGINKILILAPKRNFKKAVDRNLLRRRIREAYRKNKTLIPQQGIDIFISYIAKEISDYSFIEEKLKDILKQIADAASATTE, encoded by the coding sequence ATGTCTCAAGAAAGTTCAGAAAAAAACACCTTTAAAAAGGAAGAGCGTCTCTGTTCGTTCAAAGAGATAGAGGAGCTTAAAATCAAAGGCAATCCGCTATTTGTCTTCCCGTTTAAGGCTAGCTGGATGAAAACGGAAGGAGGCATTAATAAGATTCTTATTCTTGCACCAAAAAGAAACTTCAAAAAAGCAGTTGACAGAAATCTATTAAGACGCAGGATTAGAGAGGCTTACAGAAAAAATAAAACTCTGATTCCGCAACAGGGAATTGATATTTTCATAAGCTATATTGCAAAGGAAATTTCAGATTACAGTTTCATTGAAGAGAAGCTCAAGGACATTTTAAAACAAATTGCAGATGCAGCCTCAGCAACAACAGAATAA
- the uvrC gene encoding excinuclease ABC subunit UvrC, with product MEEKISLLPDEPGVYRFLNSDGKIIYVGKAKNLKKRVKQYFVTPDRLNAKTQVLVSKIADLQHTVVGSEQDALLLENNLIKQYQPRYNILLKDSKTYPWICIKNETFPRMFMTRRVVQDGSLYFGPYGSALYAHHLLDLFHSLFKLRTCSLKLDAEDIAAGKFKECLNWHIKKCSAPCIGKISEEEYNIQIEYIKNILKGNATPLVKEFKEKMTAAAAALKFEEAEVYKERMQILNAHYNKSLIVQPTLSNIDVFSIVFSESAAYGNYMRVSNGCIIQTMNLELKMNIEESKEDMLTHFILDVYDILKSAGTTPNPEILVPFEPSEKIFGEEKYIHVPLRGDKLSLLELSQKNASEFKFQNLKQDALKNPEHKSVSVEMLKKDLHLQNSPVHIECFDNSNIQGTNPVASCVVFKNGRPSKKDYRKFNIKTVVGANDFASMYEVVFRRYSRLLEEDGEMPQLIVVDGGKGQLDFAYKALTDLKLNKKIPIIGIAKRLEELIIPGDPTPLFLDKNSPGLKLIMQLRDEAHRFGITFHRLKRSKGQINSELRDIKGIGEGTEKKLLQKYKSVARLREISAEELTEFAGAKVAQAIKSHFENHS from the coding sequence TTGGAAGAGAAAATATCTCTATTGCCGGATGAGCCGGGGGTCTATAGATTCCTCAACTCAGATGGAAAAATCATCTATGTGGGCAAGGCAAAAAATCTGAAGAAAAGGGTTAAGCAGTATTTTGTGACTCCCGACAGATTAAATGCTAAAACTCAGGTTCTTGTGAGCAAAATTGCAGATTTGCAGCATACGGTGGTGGGGAGCGAGCAAGATGCTTTGCTGCTGGAAAACAATTTGATAAAGCAGTATCAGCCCAGATATAACATTCTGCTTAAAGACAGCAAAACATACCCTTGGATTTGCATAAAAAATGAAACTTTCCCAAGAATGTTTATGACTCGCCGGGTTGTGCAGGATGGCTCTCTATATTTTGGACCATACGGGTCTGCATTATACGCGCATCACTTGCTGGATTTATTTCACTCCCTTTTCAAACTAAGAACATGTTCTTTAAAGCTTGACGCAGAGGACATTGCAGCGGGGAAATTTAAAGAGTGTCTTAACTGGCACATTAAAAAATGCTCCGCTCCATGCATAGGAAAAATTTCAGAAGAGGAGTATAATATTCAAATAGAGTACATTAAAAATATTCTTAAGGGAAATGCAACTCCGCTTGTCAAAGAGTTTAAAGAGAAAATGACTGCAGCCGCAGCGGCACTTAAATTTGAAGAGGCGGAGGTTTACAAAGAGAGGATGCAAATTTTAAATGCACACTACAACAAATCTCTTATTGTCCAGCCAACGCTCTCCAACATAGATGTGTTCTCAATTGTTTTCTCAGAGTCCGCGGCATACGGAAATTACATGAGAGTGAGCAACGGGTGTATTATTCAAACAATGAACCTGGAGCTGAAGATGAATATAGAAGAGAGCAAAGAGGATATGCTAACACATTTTATTCTAGATGTTTACGATATCCTTAAAAGTGCGGGCACAACTCCTAATCCGGAGATACTTGTGCCGTTTGAACCATCTGAAAAAATATTTGGAGAGGAGAAATATATCCATGTTCCGCTGCGAGGAGACAAGCTGAGCCTGCTGGAGCTGAGTCAAAAAAATGCATCGGAATTCAAATTCCAAAATTTAAAACAGGACGCTCTAAAAAATCCTGAACACAAAAGCGTATCTGTCGAGATGCTTAAAAAAGACTTGCATCTCCAAAATTCTCCCGTTCATATTGAGTGCTTTGATAACTCAAATATTCAGGGTACCAATCCGGTTGCTTCATGCGTTGTATTTAAAAACGGCAGGCCAAGCAAAAAAGATTATAGAAAATTTAATATTAAAACCGTTGTGGGTGCAAATGATTTTGCCTCCATGTATGAAGTTGTATTCCGCAGATATTCAAGGCTTCTGGAGGAAGATGGAGAAATGCCGCAGCTGATTGTTGTGGATGGAGGAAAAGGTCAATTGGATTTTGCATATAAAGCCTTGACGGATTTAAAGCTAAATAAAAAGATTCCAATAATAGGCATTGCAAAAAGATTGGAAGAGCTTATTATTCCGGGAGACCCGACGCCGCTTTTTTTAGATAAAAATTCTCCCGGTCTAAAATTAATTATGCAGCTCAGAGATGAGGCGCACCGCTTTGGAATAACTTTCCACAGATTAAAGAGAAGCAAAGGACAAATAAACTCAGAATTGCGTGATATTAAGGGCATCGGAGAGGGAACTGAGAAAAAGCTGCTTCAAAAATATAAAAGCGTTGCAAGGTTGAGAGAAATCTCCGCGGAAGAATTGACGGAATTTGCCGGGGCAAAAGTTGCTCAGGCAATTAAATCCCATTTTGAGAATCACTCTTAA
- a CDS encoding Na/Pi symporter: MNVVYGILKLLGALGLFLYGMTMMSEALQKVAGDKLRSFLAAMTSNAFKRILTGLCVTAIIQSSSATTVMVVSFVNAGLLSLSQSIGVIMGANIGTTVTAWLLALLGFQGSLSSITIPLIGFGFVFMMCKSKKKKSIGEMIIGFALLFLGLEFLKNSVPDLNNSPQVIEFIRKWSSYGNWSVILYVLIGTVLTIIMQSSAATIALTLVMCNNGWLPFEYCAAMVLGENIGTTITANLAAMVANASGKRAARAHTIFNVFGVIWVVICSILS, from the coding sequence ATGAATGTAGTTTACGGCATTCTAAAGCTTCTCGGCGCGCTGGGTTTGTTCCTGTACGGAATGACCATGATGAGTGAGGCCCTGCAAAAAGTTGCAGGAGACAAGCTTAGAAGTTTTCTTGCCGCCATGACCTCCAACGCCTTTAAGAGAATTCTTACAGGTCTCTGCGTTACAGCAATAATTCAATCCTCAAGTGCCACAACCGTTATGGTTGTAAGCTTTGTCAATGCGGGATTGCTCTCTCTTTCTCAGTCAATTGGAGTAATCATGGGTGCCAATATCGGTACTACGGTTACCGCGTGGCTTCTAGCTTTGCTGGGATTTCAGGGGAGCCTTTCATCAATAACTATTCCTCTTATCGGATTTGGATTTGTTTTCATGATGTGCAAGTCCAAAAAGAAAAAGTCTATAGGAGAGATGATTATAGGCTTTGCGCTTTTGTTTCTTGGCCTTGAGTTCTTAAAAAATTCCGTTCCCGATTTAAATAATTCTCCGCAGGTTATAGAGTTTATTCGCAAGTGGTCCAGCTATGGGAACTGGTCCGTAATTCTCTATGTGCTAATTGGTACCGTTCTTACAATCATAATGCAGTCCTCCGCCGCAACTATTGCCCTTACATTGGTAATGTGCAACAATGGCTGGCTGCCATTTGAATATTGCGCCGCAATGGTACTTGGAGAAAATATCGGAACAACTATTACTGCAAACCTGGCTGCAATGGTCGCAAATGCATCTGGTAAGCGAGCCGCCAGGGCACATACAATATTCAATGTCTTTGGAGTAATTTGGGTTGTAATTTGTTCCATCCTTTCTTGA
- a CDS encoding lysophospholipid acyltransferase family protein, which produces MGTKVINNSEVKSALKIPGVAGTLVAAAAMKIAGFDKMNAIYSHISQYNGSDFADHLIEYLGVTVDVNSKALETIPKTGSLIVVSNHPFGGIDGMIAVSILSKIRPDIKVLTNFILSQIPNMKEQFLPVNPFTDKANLRSSFRGIKGAEEHLANGGVLVLFPAGEVSSNDNEEGVVKDIEWQPSIIKMIKRANVPVLPVYFHGTNSAYFHFLGKISPKLRTLRLPGELNNKKGKTIHFRIGGVIPVEEIADYKENKSLGAYLRSRTYALEANLKSDVSREYTVPLIAPASVDNILSEFNDSPDSKLFQVGQFSCYLFDYKNIPAIMQEIGLRREEAFRFVGEGTNKESDTDEYDKYYKHLVLWDNSKNELAGAYRLGIGSEIIKEYGIKGFYTDSLFCYKQEFSPLLNQSVELGRSFVAKNYQKDTLALLLLLKGLLYAMLRYRDVKCLIGPVSISSWYPAFYRSAMIYYLRLKQYIPEYSALVSPKNPFVPDFGRVDIEALLSKKMDNLETFDRFIFKISVGQYRLPTLLKKYLRLNAKIINFNVDPDFNDCVDGLIMLNLNDMPTDDIDGLSKEFVDSGKDDIYRRFYGDTY; this is translated from the coding sequence ATGGGTACAAAAGTAATTAATAATTCTGAAGTCAAGAGCGCCCTCAAAATTCCCGGCGTTGCGGGGACATTGGTTGCGGCCGCTGCAATGAAAATTGCCGGCTTTGACAAGATGAATGCTATTTACTCTCACATCTCCCAATATAATGGGTCAGATTTTGCAGATCATCTTATTGAATATCTTGGCGTTACGGTAGATGTTAATTCCAAGGCGCTGGAAACGATTCCAAAAACAGGCTCTCTTATTGTAGTTTCAAATCACCCCTTTGGCGGAATAGACGGGATGATTGCCGTTAGCATTCTGAGTAAAATCAGACCCGATATTAAAGTTTTGACAAATTTTATTCTCTCCCAAATTCCAAATATGAAAGAGCAATTTTTGCCTGTGAATCCTTTTACAGACAAGGCCAATTTAAGGAGCAGTTTCAGGGGGATCAAAGGGGCAGAGGAGCATTTGGCAAATGGAGGTGTGCTGGTTCTTTTCCCTGCCGGGGAGGTTTCATCTAATGATAATGAAGAAGGGGTGGTAAAAGATATAGAGTGGCAACCTTCTATTATTAAGATGATTAAGCGGGCCAACGTTCCCGTTCTTCCCGTTTATTTTCATGGAACTAATTCTGCGTATTTTCATTTCCTGGGTAAAATCAGTCCGAAATTAAGAACATTAAGATTGCCCGGAGAGCTTAATAACAAGAAGGGCAAGACAATTCATTTTAGGATAGGAGGAGTTATACCTGTAGAAGAAATAGCTGATTATAAGGAGAATAAATCTTTAGGTGCCTATTTGAGGAGCAGAACTTATGCGCTTGAGGCCAATTTAAAGAGCGATGTCTCAAGGGAATACACCGTTCCGCTAATTGCGCCGGCCAGCGTTGATAATATTTTATCGGAATTCAATGATTCTCCCGACAGCAAACTATTTCAGGTTGGGCAGTTCTCTTGTTATTTGTTTGATTATAAAAATATTCCGGCTATAATGCAGGAGATAGGACTTAGGAGGGAGGAGGCATTCCGCTTTGTTGGAGAAGGGACAAACAAAGAGAGTGATACTGATGAGTATGACAAATATTACAAGCATCTTGTTCTTTGGGACAATTCTAAAAATGAACTTGCTGGTGCGTACAGGCTTGGCATAGGCAGCGAGATTATTAAAGAATACGGAATCAAAGGATTTTATACTGACTCTCTATTTTGTTACAAGCAGGAGTTCTCCCCATTGCTTAATCAATCTGTTGAATTGGGGCGTTCTTTTGTTGCTAAAAATTATCAGAAAGATACTCTTGCTTTGCTTCTTTTGCTAAAAGGACTTCTCTATGCAATGTTGCGTTACAGGGATGTTAAGTGCCTTATAGGGCCTGTGAGCATAAGCTCTTGGTATCCGGCTTTTTACAGAAGCGCAATGATATATTATCTTAGATTGAAGCAGTACATACCGGAGTACTCAGCTCTTGTATCTCCCAAGAATCCGTTTGTTCCCGATTTTGGCAGGGTGGATATTGAGGCGCTCCTTTCCAAGAAGATGGACAATCTGGAGACTTTTGACCGGTTTATTTTTAAGATTAGCGTCGGACAGTATCGTCTTCCTACGCTGCTGAAAAAATATTTGAGATTGAACGCAAAGATTATCAACTTTAATGTTGACCCTGATTTCAATGATTGTGTTGACGGACTTATTATGTTGAATCTCAACGATATGCCGACGGATGACATTGACGGGCTTTCAAAAGAGTTTGTAGATTCCGGAAAAGATGACATCTACCGCCGCTTTTACGGGGATACTTATTAA
- the pnuC gene encoding nicotinamide riboside transporter PnuC, with protein sequence MKLFKKNTLQLFDWIIIIGSIVFYLGYWLFLKFGSGAAEQFSLIGAVAGVTGLTCNVLCAKRNIFNYFFGLINVSLYAYISLNNKIYGDFVLNAFYYFPMQFIGFFSWIKKRGGVDEKGNKDETVVSTLKMPWKYRIYLILGCVILVTSCGFILQAVNDPQPFKDSATTVLSIIAMILMVMTYMEQWAIWIFVNALSIIMWIVVYMRGGEASAEMVIMWFFYLANSINGYIVWKKAADKAILEKKALEEQDVKSDSQNGI encoded by the coding sequence ATGAAACTCTTTAAAAAAAATACCCTGCAGCTTTTTGACTGGATAATAATAATTGGTTCCATAGTTTTTTACCTAGGATATTGGCTTTTTTTAAAATTTGGAAGCGGAGCCGCAGAACAGTTTAGCTTGATTGGAGCAGTTGCTGGTGTTACTGGTTTGACTTGTAATGTGCTATGCGCAAAAAGAAACATTTTCAACTACTTTTTTGGTTTGATTAATGTCTCCCTATATGCTTATATATCCTTGAATAATAAGATATACGGAGATTTTGTGCTAAATGCGTTTTATTATTTTCCCATGCAATTCATAGGCTTCTTTTCCTGGATAAAAAAACGCGGAGGAGTGGATGAAAAGGGGAACAAAGATGAGACAGTTGTCAGCACTCTAAAGATGCCTTGGAAATACAGGATATATTTAATTTTAGGATGTGTAATTCTTGTAACAAGCTGCGGTTTTATTCTTCAGGCGGTCAATGACCCTCAGCCGTTTAAAGATTCCGCAACAACGGTTCTCTCCATAATTGCAATGATACTTATGGTAATGACCTATATGGAGCAGTGGGCAATCTGGATTTTTGTAAATGCCCTTAGCATAATTATGTGGATTGTGGTCTATATGCGTGGAGGTGAGGCTTCTGCGGAGATGGTTATAATGTGGTTTTTCTATCTGGCTAATTCTATTAACGGATATATTGTTTGGAAAAAGGCGGCGGATAAAGCAATATTGGAGAAGAAAGCTCTTGAGGAGCAGGATGTTAAGAGTGATTCTCAAAATGGGATTTAA
- a CDS encoding 4'-phosphopantetheinyl transferase superfamily protein: MGLYTKKELKDGTTIAVWEIKETEDELLKIIGTPKEDLEDLFLIKSAQLRREKLAVRALINSVFEEEMHLGHHDNGSPYLVNNMTHISVTHTNNFAAIIINPSEDVGIDIECLDRDFSAVEKKALSENEIDDLLDEKEDDDERKRERTQQLAIYWCAKEALYKRMGRHDVDFSKDMEIEKFSIRDEGDIDAVFKYPKDEHIVNEDGEEENEEEEFELEYEVFANHVMVWLVG, encoded by the coding sequence ATGGGACTGTACACTAAAAAAGAGTTAAAGGACGGAACAACAATTGCCGTCTGGGAGATTAAAGAGACAGAAGACGAACTCCTTAAAATTATTGGCACTCCTAAAGAGGATCTGGAAGATTTGTTCTTAATAAAAAGCGCGCAATTAAGGCGGGAGAAACTTGCCGTAAGAGCTTTGATTAACAGCGTGTTTGAAGAAGAGATGCATCTTGGCCACCATGATAACGGGAGCCCTTATCTTGTCAATAACATGACGCACATAAGCGTCACTCATACAAATAATTTTGCTGCAATAATTATAAATCCTTCGGAAGATGTAGGCATTGATATTGAGTGCCTGGACAGAGATTTTTCCGCTGTAGAGAAGAAGGCTTTATCTGAGAATGAGATTGATGATTTGCTGGATGAAAAAGAGGATGATGATGAGCGTAAGAGGGAGAGGACGCAGCAACTTGCTATTTATTGGTGTGCAAAGGAGGCTTTATACAAAAGGATGGGACGCCATGATGTTGATTTTTCCAAAGACATGGAGATTGAAAAATTCAGCATAAGAGATGAGGGGGATATAGATGCTGTTTTTAAATATCCTAAGGATGAGCATATTGTAAATGAGGATGGAGAAGAGGAGAATGAAGAGGAAGAGTTTGAGCTGGAGTATGAAGTCTTTGCAAACCACGTAATGGTTTGGCTTGTTGGATAA